TTTGATGGAATTGAGGCCTTATTTCCACTGCTTCCAGAGATCGAATTTGCAATTGTAGGAGAACCCACACAGATGAATCTGGCGATCGCAGAAAAAGGACTGTTGGTAATAGACGGGGAAATGAAAGGAACCCCTTCTCACGCGGCACATCCCAATGACGATAACTCCATTGTAAAGTGTATGGAGGATCTTCAGCATATTCTGAACTTCAGATTTCCGAAGATTTCCGATTATCTAGGCGAAGTTAAAGTTACCCTTTCAGAAATTCACGCAGGTGTTCAGCACAACGTGGTTCCGGAAGCCTGTGCTTTCACTTTGGATGTAAGGGTTACCGATGAATATTCCAATCAGGAAGCTTTTGAAATCATTCAGTCGCAGATGAAATCTTCATTAACGGCCAGATCTTTTAGGTTAAATTCCTCAAAAATAGAAATGGATCATCCTTTTGTACAGGCAGGTCTGGAGATCGGAAGGACCACTTACGGTTCACCAACATCATCCGATCAGGCCATTATTCCATGTACATCTGTGAAGATAGGTCCCGGCGACAGTAGGCGCTCCCACACCGCAGATGAATACATCTATATCAAAGAGATTGAGGAAGGAATTGAGATTTATATAAAGATCTTAGAAAAAGTTTTATAAAGAGAAGTTAGAGGCTAGAAATTAGAAGTTAGATACCGGAAATTGATACATACACCGTATCACTAACATCTAGTTTCTAACATCTAATATCTAAAAAAAAAATGTTTTAACCAGGCTCAGCAGGCAATAAAGTTCAGTTTTTAATAAAGATTTATGCAAAAAAGAAAATTAAAGACGAAGACTTTTGAATGTGGAGATGTTTTTTTATAGTTAATAATAAGGATGCTCTGCTGAGCAGGTTGAAACGAATTGAATATTGTAAAAAATAGAATATGAAAAAAATATGGCAAAAGGACGACCTGGCCACCAATATATTAGTCAACAAATTTACAGTCGGGAAAGATCTTGACTTTGATGAGCGTTTAGCAAAATATGATGTTAAAGGTTCTATGGCGCATTGCCAGATGTTGGCAGAAACCGGAATTATCTCCGGCGAAGAATCAGAACAGATACTTTCTGTTTTGGCAGATATTTTAAAAAATATCGAGAACGGCAACTTTGAAATCGATACAGAAGCAGAAGATATTCATTCTCAGGTTGAAGCGATTTTAATTGAAAAATTAGGCGATACCGGAAAGAAAATCCATACCGCGAGATCCCGTAATGATCAGGTTTTATTGGATATCAAACTTTATTTACTGGATGAAATACGTGAAATTACAGCGTTGACGGATGAGTTTTTCCAGATTTTAATCAAACTGGCCGATCAGCACAAAAATAAATTACTTCCAGGCTATACCCATCTTCAGATTGCGATGCCGTCTTCATTTGGATTATGGTTCGGAGCCTATGCTGAAGCGTTACTGGATGATGTTGAACTGTTCTTTTCGGTGAAGAATATTATTAATAAAAATCCTCTGGGTTCAGCCGCAGGTTACGGTTCCTCTTTCCCTATTGATCGTGAAAGTACAACCTATAACTTAGGTTTTCAGTCGATGAATTATAATTCTGTATACGCGCAGATGACTCGTGGAAAATCTGAGAAAATGCTGTCTATGGCAATGGCTACTTTGGCGGGAACACTTGGGAAATTTGCTTACGATGTCTGCCTGTATTTAAGCCAGAACTTCGATTTTATAAGCTTTCCGAAAGAATACACGACAGGAAGCAGTATTATGCCCCATAAAAAGAATCCGGATATTTTTGAACTGGTTCGTGCGCGATGCAACAGAATTCAATCTTTGCCAAATGAGCTTATTTTATTGACGAATAATCTGCCGTCAGGCTACCACAGAGACGTACAGTTGACAAAGGAAATTCTTTTCCCAGCCATAGATTCTTTGAAAGAATGTCTGGAGATATTGAGTTACACCCTTCCCAATATTCAGGTAAAAGACGGAATCCTGGAAGATGAAAAATATCAATATCTTTTCAGCGTAGAGAAGATCAATGAAGAAGTGAAAAAAGGAAGTTCATTCCGGGATGCTTATGTAAAAGTAGGGCAGGAGATTGAAAATAATGAATTTGAGTTTGAAGTTGGAAATTTAAATCATACCCATCAGGGAAGCATAGGAAATCTTTGTCTGGATAAAATAGAATATCAGTTCAACAAACTGAAAAATAAATTATTGGGTTGATTTGAACCATTAAGATCATTGAAGTTTTTAAGTTGAGTTAAGAAATTATATGCAGGTAACTTATCAAAATTCGTTTGCGAATCCTTAACTATCCTTAATCACCTAAAGAAATCTTAATGGTTTAATACATTTAAAAATGATTATTCCAGGTCAATCTTAAATTTAGTCGATTTTTTTACCTCGTGGAGCACAATAGAACTGTGGTACTGGCCAATATTAGGAATATTTGAAATCACATTCACTGCGAATTCATTGTAAGAATTAATATCCTTGGCAATGATTTTCAACATATAATCATATTCGCCGGAAAGACTGATGATCTCCTGAACTTCATCATGTTTCATAATGTTTTTCTCAAAGGTTTCCAGTACTTTTTGGGACTGCTCCTTTAGACGGACATTACAGTAGACTACAATATTCAGACCCAGTTTTTCACGGTTTAAAAGACCAACGTATTTCTCAATAATGCCCTGCTTCTCCAATTGTTTGATCCTTTCATAAGTAGGAGTAAACGTAAGACCTATCCTTTCTGAAATTTCTTTTACAGATAATGTAGAGTCTTCCTGAATAATACTGAGAATCATTTTGTCCTTTAAATCCATAGAGTAGGTTTGAGTTTTAAACAAAAATATCAATTAAAAATGAAAATAAGGAAAAGATTATAGCTTTTAATTTATTTGAAACTTTGGTTTTGTAGATTCGTGAAATTTTTATATCTTTGCACCTAATGAATAAGAGAGTATTTATATCATTAGATTTACCGGGCGAAAGCGCCCTTTACGATATTTATTATTATTAGCGAAGATCCTGTCTTCGCTTTTTTTATGCCCAAAAATTAAGAATTATGTTTACGATCACAGAACTAAGTGCCGAGAGAATCAACAGTATACTGACCGAAGCGCTGGCTTTTGCCAACGGGAAAACTGCAAAAATTGAAGGAGAAGTTTTCTGCTCAAATCTTTTCTTTGAAGACAGTACAAGAACAAAGACAAGTTTTGATATTGCAGAAAGAAAATTGGGATTGCAGGTTGTTCCTTTCGATGCTTCACACAGTTCAGTAAACAAAGGGGAAAGTCTTTATGATACCGTAAAAACAATCGAAAGTCTGGGGGTCAATCTAGTTGTTATCAGAGATAAAAAAGACCGGTATTTTGAAGAATTAAGTAACATTAATATTCCGGTGATCAATGGAGGCGACGGAACAGGAAACCATCCTTCCCAGTGCATGCTGGATCTGATGACGATCTTCCAGGAATTTGGAAAATTTGAAGGACTAAAGATAGGGATTGTAGGAGATGTGAAACACAGTCGTGTGGCCAATTCAAATGCTGAAGCATTAAGAAGATTAGGAGCTAAAGTATATTTCTCAGGACCTGAAGATTGGTTTGATGAAGGAGCTTTAATTAATGGAACATATCTGCCTGTTGATCAGCTAATCGCTGAAGTAGATGTCCTGATGCTGCTAAGAATCCAGCATGAAAGACATGATTCCCAGGTAAGTTTCTCTGCTTCCGAATACCACAGAAAATACGGACTGACGAAAGGAAGGGAAAAGGCAATGAAAGATGGATCCATCATCATGCATCCTGCACCCATCAACAGAGGCGTTGAAATAGATACAGACCTTGTAGAGTGCGAACGTTCAAGAGTGTTCAAGCAGATGCAGAACGGAGTCTTCGCAAGAATGGCTATCCTTAAAGAAGCACTGGAAAAAGAAGGGTATACCTTTAAGGAATTGTAAAAAAGTATAATGTAAAAAGTATGAATATAAAATATATTATACAACCGACATTATACATTGTACAAAAGAAATTATACAGAATAAAATAGAATAAAGAGATAAATAAAATGAAGAAAAAATTAATACTGGAGTCCGGTGAAGTATTTCATGGAGAAGGTTTCGGAGCAGAATTGGAAACTGCCGGAGAAGTAGTTTTCAATACCGGAATGACAGGGTATCAGGAGCTGATCTCCGATCCGTCATACTGCGGTCAGATTGTTTGCATGACCTATCCGCTTATCGGAAATTATGGTATTAACCGTGATGATTATGAAAGTATCGAGCCGGCTATTAAAGGATTGATTGTAAAGGAGCTTTGCGATCTTCCTTCCAATTTCCGTACGCAGATCACTTTAGATGAATTATTTAAAAGGAAGAACCTTTCAGGAATTTCAGGAATCGACACCAGAAGGCTTACCAGAATTCTACGTAATTCAGGTGTTGTGAAAGGTAAAATTGTAAACGTTGAAGCTGATGAAAACGAAGTTGTTGCAGAATTAAAATCTACAACTTTCCCTATCAACCAGGTGGAAACAGTTTCTACAAAAACGTCTTACGCCAATCCGGGAAGAGGATTAAAAGTAGTGTTGGTTGATTTTGGCTCCAAATTAGGAATCATCAGAGAATTGTCTCAGAGAAACTGTGATATCACCGTAGTTTCTCATGATACAACGGCTGAGGAGATCTTATTAATGGATCCGGACGGAATCATGCTTTCAAACGGTCCTGGTGACCCGGAAGATAACCCTCAGGCTTTAGAAATGATCCGTGGACTATTAGGAAAAGTTCCGATCTTCGGAATCTGTCTGGGACATCAGCTGATCGGTCTTGCCTGTGGCGCAAAAACTTTCAAACTGAAATTCGGGCACAGAGGAGGAAATCACCCTGTATTGGATCTTGAAAAAAACAAAGTATCCATTACTTCTCAGAATCATGGATATGCAGTAGATCAGGAAAGTCTTAAAAACACAGACTTAGTTGAAACCCACATCGCATTGAATGACAGAACCAACGAAGGTCTTAAACACAAGATCCACCCATGCTTCTCCGTTCAATATCATC
The Chryseobacterium sp. W4I1 DNA segment above includes these coding regions:
- a CDS encoding aspartate carbamoyltransferase catalytic subunit, giving the protein MFTITELSAERINSILTEALAFANGKTAKIEGEVFCSNLFFEDSTRTKTSFDIAERKLGLQVVPFDASHSSVNKGESLYDTVKTIESLGVNLVVIRDKKDRYFEELSNINIPVINGGDGTGNHPSQCMLDLMTIFQEFGKFEGLKIGIVGDVKHSRVANSNAEALRRLGAKVYFSGPEDWFDEGALINGTYLPVDQLIAEVDVLMLLRIQHERHDSQVSFSASEYHRKYGLTKGREKAMKDGSIIMHPAPINRGVEIDTDLVECERSRVFKQMQNGVFARMAILKEALEKEGYTFKEL
- the argH gene encoding argininosuccinate lyase produces the protein MKKIWQKDDLATNILVNKFTVGKDLDFDERLAKYDVKGSMAHCQMLAETGIISGEESEQILSVLADILKNIENGNFEIDTEAEDIHSQVEAILIEKLGDTGKKIHTARSRNDQVLLDIKLYLLDEIREITALTDEFFQILIKLADQHKNKLLPGYTHLQIAMPSSFGLWFGAYAEALLDDVELFFSVKNIINKNPLGSAAGYGSSFPIDRESTTYNLGFQSMNYNSVYAQMTRGKSEKMLSMAMATLAGTLGKFAYDVCLYLSQNFDFISFPKEYTTGSSIMPHKKNPDIFELVRARCNRIQSLPNELILLTNNLPSGYHRDVQLTKEILFPAIDSLKECLEILSYTLPNIQVKDGILEDEKYQYLFSVEKINEEVKKGSSFRDAYVKVGQEIENNEFEFEVGNLNHTHQGSIGNLCLDKIEYQFNKLKNKLLG
- a CDS encoding M20 family metallo-hydrolase, which encodes MEELKSVYSKEELLGQAVELLKKLIAIPSFSKDEYHTSVEIENFFKKHHIPAKRFKNNIWAVNKNFDVLKPSILLNTHHDTVKPNKAYTLDPFLPVEQDGKLYGLGSNDAGASLVSMAQVFLHFYEKEDLKYNLVIALTAEEEISGFDGIEALFPLLPEIEFAIVGEPTQMNLAIAEKGLLVIDGEMKGTPSHAAHPNDDNSIVKCMEDLQHILNFRFPKISDYLGEVKVTLSEIHAGVQHNVVPEACAFTLDVRVTDEYSNQEAFEIIQSQMKSSLTARSFRLNSSKIEMDHPFVQAGLEIGRTTYGSPTSSDQAIIPCTSVKIGPGDSRRSHTADEYIYIKEIEEGIEIYIKILEKVL
- a CDS encoding carbamoyl phosphate synthase small subunit; protein product: MKKKLILESGEVFHGEGFGAELETAGEVVFNTGMTGYQELISDPSYCGQIVCMTYPLIGNYGINRDDYESIEPAIKGLIVKELCDLPSNFRTQITLDELFKRKNLSGISGIDTRRLTRILRNSGVVKGKIVNVEADENEVVAELKSTTFPINQVETVSTKTSYANPGRGLKVVLVDFGSKLGIIRELSQRNCDITVVSHDTTAEEILLMDPDGIMLSNGPGDPEDNPQALEMIRGLLGKVPIFGICLGHQLIGLACGAKTFKLKFGHRGGNHPVLDLEKNKVSITSQNHGYAVDQESLKNTDLVETHIALNDRTNEGLKHKIHPCFSVQYHPEASPGPEDANYLFDEFIHLMYQFKNVTV
- a CDS encoding Lrp/AsnC family transcriptional regulator, with product MDLKDKMILSIIQEDSTLSVKEISERIGLTFTPTYERIKQLEKQGIIEKYVGLLNREKLGLNIVVYCNVRLKEQSQKVLETFEKNIMKHDEVQEIISLSGEYDYMLKIIAKDINSYNEFAVNVISNIPNIGQYHSSIVLHEVKKSTKFKIDLE